The Salinispora tropica CNB-440 genome has a window encoding:
- a CDS encoding helical backbone metal receptor — MRVVSLVPSLTEAVALTLPGTLVGATDWCAHPIGLDVPRVGGSKYPDLDRVRALRPDVVLLNVEENRREDADALVAAGVPVRVTYPRTVDEALTELAELLTELGSPGEPEWLVAARRAWAELPEDRPPRRAVVPVWRRPWVALGRDTFAGDVLRRLGLTNLYADHAERYPRPPLNELRGRAPQLVVLPDEPYRFTANDGPEAFPELPCALVSGRHLTWYGPSLVEAPAVLAAQLAAPVTHVAG; from the coding sequence ATGCGGGTGGTATCACTGGTGCCGTCGTTGACCGAGGCGGTGGCGTTGACGTTGCCCGGGACGCTGGTCGGCGCTACCGACTGGTGCGCCCACCCGATTGGCCTGGACGTGCCCCGGGTCGGCGGCAGCAAGTACCCGGACCTGGACCGGGTACGCGCGCTTCGGCCGGACGTGGTCCTGCTCAACGTCGAGGAGAACCGGCGCGAGGACGCGGACGCCCTGGTGGCGGCGGGGGTACCGGTGCGGGTCACCTACCCTCGTACCGTCGATGAGGCGCTCACCGAGTTGGCCGAGCTACTCACCGAGTTAGGTTCGCCGGGTGAACCCGAGTGGTTGGTGGCCGCTCGCCGCGCCTGGGCGGAGCTACCCGAGGACAGGCCCCCACGCCGAGCCGTGGTGCCCGTCTGGCGACGCCCGTGGGTGGCGCTGGGCCGGGACACCTTCGCCGGGGACGTGCTTCGCCGGCTGGGGCTGACCAACCTGTACGCGGACCACGCCGAGCGGTATCCCCGGCCGCCCCTGAACGAGCTACGCGGCCGGGCTCCTCAACTGGTCGTGTTGCCCGACGAGCCGTACCGTTTCACCGCGAATGACGGGCCGGAGGCATTCCCCGAGCTGCCGTGTGCCCTCGTCTCCGGTCGGCACCTGACCTGGTATGGCCCATCCCTGGTGGAAGCGCCCGCGGTCCTGGCCGCCCAGCTGGCGGCGCCGGTCACCCACGTGGCGGGCTGA
- a CDS encoding nitroreductase family protein, which yields MATATRDADNGRMPPNSAEQPPAVRPLSDYGVPPASALARVRGFADAMVRRRTVRDFSDKPVPEGVLTHALRAAASAPSGANRQPWRFVVVTEPELKRRLRVAAEAEERVFYEQRAPQEWLSALAPLGTDASKPFLETAPAVVVVFEVHRGPQSPRPYYVKESVGIAVGLLLAALHQAGLATLTHTPSPMRFLNELLDRPAEERGNLIIPVGYPADGATVPDISRKPLDEVVVWR from the coding sequence GTGGCCACGGCCACACGGGACGCCGACAATGGCAGGATGCCGCCGAACAGCGCTGAGCAACCCCCCGCCGTCCGACCACTATCCGACTACGGCGTGCCGCCTGCGTCGGCGCTGGCTCGGGTACGCGGCTTCGCCGATGCGATGGTCCGGCGCCGTACCGTGCGGGACTTCAGCGACAAGCCAGTCCCGGAGGGGGTGCTCACGCACGCCCTGCGGGCGGCGGCCTCGGCACCGAGTGGCGCGAATCGGCAGCCGTGGCGGTTCGTGGTGGTGACCGAACCGGAGCTCAAGCGGCGGCTGCGCGTCGCCGCGGAGGCCGAGGAGCGGGTGTTCTACGAGCAGCGCGCGCCGCAGGAGTGGCTCTCGGCGCTGGCGCCGTTGGGAACGGACGCGAGCAAGCCGTTCCTGGAGACCGCCCCGGCGGTGGTCGTCGTCTTCGAGGTGCACCGCGGCCCCCAGAGTCCACGCCCCTACTACGTGAAGGAGTCGGTGGGGATCGCGGTCGGGCTGCTGCTCGCCGCGCTGCACCAGGCTGGCCTCGCCACCCTGACCCACACCCCGAGTCCGATGCGCTTCCTCAACGAGTTGTTGGACCGGCCTGCCGAGGAGCGGGGAAACCTGATCATTCCGGTCGGCTATCCGGCGGACGGGGCGACCGTGCCAGACATTTCCCGCAAGCCGCTGGACGAGGTGGTGGTGTGGCGCTGA
- a CDS encoding histone-like nucleoid-structuring protein Lsr2, protein MARKVITVLTDDLDGGKADRTVEFSLDGVAYTIDVSDENAGILRKTLDPYLSAGRRIGRGGVDTSRALRRGTSTGIDREQNRAIREWAVQNGYKISERGRIPVEVVEAYKKR, encoded by the coding sequence ATGGCAAGAAAAGTAATCACGGTTCTGACCGACGACCTCGACGGCGGAAAAGCCGATCGGACCGTCGAGTTCAGCCTGGACGGCGTGGCGTACACCATCGACGTGTCCGACGAGAATGCAGGCATCCTGCGGAAAACGCTGGATCCGTATCTGAGCGCTGGCCGCAGGATCGGCCGGGGCGGCGTGGACACGTCGCGGGCGCTGCGACGGGGCACCAGCACCGGAATAGACCGGGAGCAGAACCGCGCGATCCGGGAATGGGCTGTACAGAACGGCTACAAGATTTCCGAGCGCGGCCGCATCCCGGTGGAGGTCGTCGAGGCGTACAAGAAGCGCTGA
- a CDS encoding DEAD/DEAH box helicase: MSSAPVRPDPTAEPSTDDEATAFVDLGLRDELLAALAALGYEEPTPIQREAIPPLLAGRDLLGQAATGTGKTAAFALPMLQRMPANRSTTNPVALVLVPTRELAVQVSEAFHRYGKELGARVLPIYGGQPIGRQLRALDAGVDVVVATPGRALDHIARGTLRLGDVGTVVLDEADEMLDMGFAEDIEAILEHAPEQRQTVLFSATMPARIDGMARAHLTDPIRILIAREKPVAGEAPRVRQSAYLVSRAHKPAALGRVLDVESPTAAIVFCRSREEVDRLTETMNGRGYRAEALHGGMSQEQRDRVMGRLRAGTADLLVATDVAARGLDVEQLSHVVNYDVPSAPESYVHRIGRVGRAGREGVAITLAEPRAHRMLKTIERVTGQRITIDKIPTVADLRNRRLELTQAALRESLLEDDLEPFRVIVESLSDEFDLMEVALAAVRLAHEATLPGALEEEEEIPEIAVRPPRAGRPGHEGRGERRPGRPRSAGTTQVFVGLGRRAGVRPQDLVGAITGETGMNGRDIGSIEIADRFSLVEVPAGMADEVISGLRGSTIKGRRTTVRRDRDTDGGDRRRQHR; the protein is encoded by the coding sequence ATGAGTTCCGCACCCGTAAGGCCAGATCCAACTGCCGAACCGTCCACTGACGACGAGGCGACCGCCTTCGTCGACCTGGGCCTGCGCGACGAACTCCTCGCCGCGCTCGCCGCGCTCGGCTACGAGGAGCCGACGCCGATCCAGCGGGAGGCGATCCCTCCCCTGCTCGCCGGACGGGATCTACTCGGCCAGGCCGCCACGGGTACCGGCAAGACGGCCGCGTTCGCCCTGCCGATGCTGCAACGGATGCCTGCCAACCGGTCGACCACCAATCCGGTGGCACTGGTGCTGGTACCCACCCGAGAGCTGGCGGTACAGGTCTCGGAGGCGTTCCATCGGTACGGCAAGGAACTTGGCGCCCGGGTACTGCCGATCTACGGTGGCCAGCCGATCGGCCGGCAACTGCGCGCTCTGGACGCCGGGGTGGACGTCGTGGTGGCAACCCCCGGTCGAGCGCTCGACCACATCGCCCGCGGTACGCTGCGCCTGGGTGACGTCGGCACCGTCGTGCTGGACGAGGCGGACGAAATGCTGGACATGGGCTTCGCCGAGGACATCGAGGCGATCCTGGAACACGCGCCGGAGCAGCGGCAGACCGTGCTGTTCTCGGCGACCATGCCGGCCCGCATCGACGGCATGGCCCGGGCTCACCTGACCGACCCGATCCGCATCCTCATCGCGCGAGAGAAGCCGGTAGCCGGCGAGGCTCCCCGGGTACGGCAGAGCGCGTACCTGGTGTCCCGGGCGCACAAGCCCGCCGCGCTGGGCCGGGTGCTGGACGTCGAGTCCCCCACGGCGGCGATCGTCTTCTGCCGCAGCCGGGAGGAGGTTGACCGGCTCACCGAGACGATGAACGGTCGCGGCTACCGGGCCGAGGCGCTGCACGGCGGGATGAGTCAGGAGCAGCGGGACCGGGTGATGGGTCGGCTGCGCGCCGGTACCGCCGACCTGTTGGTAGCCACCGACGTGGCAGCGCGGGGCCTGGATGTCGAGCAGCTCAGCCACGTCGTCAACTACGACGTCCCCTCGGCGCCCGAGTCGTACGTGCACCGGATCGGCCGGGTGGGGCGAGCCGGCCGGGAGGGGGTGGCGATCACTCTCGCCGAGCCACGGGCGCACCGGATGCTCAAGACCATCGAACGGGTCACCGGCCAACGGATCACCATCGACAAGATCCCCACCGTGGCGGACCTGCGCAATCGTCGCCTGGAACTCACCCAGGCCGCGCTGCGGGAGAGCCTGCTGGAGGACGACCTGGAGCCGTTCCGGGTCATCGTCGAGTCACTGAGCGACGAGTTCGACCTGATGGAGGTGGCCCTCGCCGCGGTACGCCTGGCCCACGAGGCCACCCTGCCCGGCGCCTTGGAGGAGGAAGAGGAGATCCCGGAGATCGCGGTTCGCCCACCCCGGGCCGGCCGCCCGGGACACGAGGGCCGGGGAGAGCGCCGGCCGGGGCGGCCCCGGAGCGCCGGCACCACCCAGGTCTTCGTCGGGCTGGGTCGGCGTGCCGGGGTCCGACCGCAGGATCTGGTCGGCGCGATCACCGGCGAGACCGGCATGAACGGCCGGGATATCGGCTCGATCGAGATCGCGGACCGCTTCTCGCTGGTGGAGGTGCCGGCGGGGATGGCCGACGAGGTGATCTCCGGCCTGCGCGGCAGCACCATCAAGGGACGCCGGACGACCGTTCGCCGCGATCGTGACACCGACGGGGGTGACCGCCGCCGGCAGCACCGTTGA
- a CDS encoding asparagine synthetase B family protein, whose translation MCGIAVSLGPEADPAVFRRMLATLEPRGEVTETRSESGLLTGVRRLPVVDRERAVQPWVSADERWVLCYNGEVFNHHELRAELTALGHRFRGVSDTEVVLAGYLHWGEALVSRLRGEYAFVIVERASGWAYLVRDPLGVKPLYWTQTPGCLHVASEVKALVGFGTPVTEVPPGHHGWVRADASARLRPYVNLLALGEGLPTVDDPDEAALLVRAALTDSIRARLDTDLTVGVVLSGGLDSSLALLHARELHPDCVAVTVGVPESPDLLYARRLAKDLGVPHEVVELQPRDIRLAQIREAIRISELTEYGDIINAVVSVPLFRRLRELGVKVALTGDGSDELFGGYPMYHRVGPQAARRLFLHKIINLCRTELQRVDRTSMAYGVEARVPFLDPSVVELAMRLPIGLKLRAGQEKWIVRRAFADLLPDYIRERPKNPMSYSSGLHERARLYKPVFARLHRSFRYDLAEPVRRDFDRVLTSCGNDLDRAIAAGRARPDYTVLEHARDLVGAARWNAVPVVRRLVGPRRSRGDDVPSPG comes from the coding sequence ATGTGCGGGATCGCCGTGAGTCTCGGTCCGGAGGCCGATCCGGCCGTCTTCCGACGGATGCTCGCCACCCTTGAACCACGCGGTGAGGTGACCGAGACCCGGTCCGAGAGTGGCCTGCTCACCGGGGTGCGCCGGCTGCCGGTGGTGGACCGGGAGCGGGCGGTGCAACCCTGGGTCTCCGCCGACGAGCGGTGGGTGCTCTGCTACAACGGCGAGGTCTTCAACCACCACGAACTGCGCGCGGAGCTGACCGCCCTGGGACACCGCTTCCGTGGGGTGAGCGACACCGAGGTGGTCCTCGCCGGGTACCTGCACTGGGGTGAGGCGCTGGTCTCCCGGTTGCGCGGTGAGTACGCCTTTGTGATCGTCGAACGAGCCAGCGGATGGGCGTACCTGGTGCGTGATCCGCTCGGGGTGAAGCCGCTGTACTGGACCCAGACCCCGGGCTGTCTGCACGTGGCGAGCGAGGTCAAGGCCCTGGTTGGCTTCGGCACGCCGGTCACCGAGGTGCCGCCCGGTCACCACGGTTGGGTGCGGGCCGACGCCTCGGCCCGCCTGCGTCCGTACGTCAACCTGCTCGCGCTCGGTGAGGGGTTGCCGACAGTGGACGACCCGGACGAGGCCGCCCTGCTCGTCCGGGCCGCCCTCACCGACAGCATCCGGGCGCGGCTGGACACCGATCTCACCGTCGGCGTGGTTCTCTCCGGCGGCCTGGACAGTTCACTCGCGCTACTACACGCCCGCGAACTGCACCCGGACTGCGTCGCGGTCACCGTCGGTGTGCCGGAGAGCCCCGACCTGCTCTACGCCCGCCGGCTGGCGAAGGACCTCGGGGTCCCGCACGAGGTGGTGGAGCTGCAGCCGCGGGACATCCGCCTGGCCCAGATCCGGGAGGCGATCCGTATCTCGGAACTCACCGAGTACGGCGACATCATCAACGCGGTGGTCTCGGTGCCGCTCTTCCGGCGGCTGCGTGAGTTGGGCGTCAAGGTGGCGCTCACTGGCGACGGCTCGGACGAGTTGTTCGGCGGCTACCCGATGTATCACCGGGTCGGCCCGCAGGCCGCCCGTCGGCTCTTTCTCCACAAGATCATCAACCTCTGCCGTACCGAGCTGCAGCGCGTCGATCGCACCAGCATGGCGTACGGAGTGGAGGCCCGGGTGCCGTTCCTCGACCCGAGCGTGGTCGAGCTCGCGATGCGGCTGCCGATCGGGCTGAAGTTGCGCGCGGGGCAGGAGAAGTGGATCGTCCGGCGCGCCTTCGCCGATCTGCTGCCGGACTACATCCGGGAACGACCGAAGAACCCGATGTCGTACTCCTCCGGTCTGCACGAGCGGGCTCGGCTCTACAAGCCGGTCTTCGCCCGGCTACACCGTTCCTTCCGCTACGACCTGGCCGAACCGGTGCGCCGTGACTTCGACCGCGTGCTGACCAGCTGCGGCAACGATCTGGACCGGGCCATCGCCGCCGGCCGAGCCCGTCCGGACTACACGGTGCTGGAGCACGCCCGGGACCTGGTCGGCGCGGCGAGGTGGAACGCGGTGCCGGTCGTGCGTCGGCTGGTCGGACCGCGTCGCAGCCGGGGGGACGACGTGCCGTCGCCCGGCTGA
- a CDS encoding LVIVD repeat-containing protein, producing MSRSRTPRSRWLGTLSLAAAGLLLTTVVAAAPHDARAATTESNAVTTADIPGVDEIRSSPNLRQVANLPKEAPLDATNSDLAFQGRYAFAGNYNGFVIYDISRPSAPTVVSRVLCPGSQNDISVHGDLLFLSTDSPRSDDSCDSTRVPSSETQWEGIKIFDISDKASPRYLKSVQTACGSHTHTLVPGRNSATMYIYVSSYGPSDTYVGCPPPHDSISIVKVPVHRPTDAAVVAMPNLFPDGGFEGVPGQKSATSGCHDITAYPSKNLAAGACMGDGILMDISDREAPRVINRVRDTENFAFWHSATFNNAGTKVIFTDELGGGGAPTCNDTIGPNRGADAIYDIVGRGDRRTMVFGSYFKIPRENADTENCVAHNGSLIPVFGRDIMVQAWYQGGISVWDFTNSASPREIAYWERGPLDGENLIGGGSWSAYWYNGYIYSNDMVKGLDVLKLTDWRTWTANFVRYPELNVQTQSGRFGRR from the coding sequence ATGAGCAGATCCCGCACGCCGCGGTCCCGCTGGCTCGGCACGCTGAGCCTGGCCGCGGCCGGCCTTCTCCTGACAACTGTGGTCGCCGCAGCGCCCCACGACGCCAGGGCGGCCACCACCGAGTCCAACGCCGTCACCACCGCGGATATCCCCGGGGTCGACGAGATCCGCAGCAGCCCCAACCTGAGGCAGGTCGCCAACCTGCCGAAGGAAGCACCGCTCGACGCGACGAACAGCGACCTCGCCTTCCAGGGCCGGTACGCCTTCGCCGGCAACTACAACGGCTTCGTCATCTACGACATCTCGCGTCCTTCCGCACCGACCGTCGTCTCACGCGTGCTCTGCCCGGGCTCGCAGAATGACATCTCCGTCCACGGCGACCTGCTCTTCCTCTCCACCGACTCGCCCCGCAGCGACGACTCGTGCGACAGCACCCGAGTGCCGTCAAGCGAGACCCAGTGGGAGGGCATCAAGATCTTTGACATCAGCGACAAGGCCAGTCCCCGCTATCTGAAGAGCGTGCAGACCGCCTGCGGTTCGCACACCCACACGCTGGTTCCCGGCCGGAACAGCGCGACGATGTACATCTACGTCTCGTCGTACGGCCCGTCGGACACGTACGTCGGCTGCCCGCCACCGCACGACTCGATCTCCATCGTGAAGGTGCCGGTACACCGGCCCACCGACGCCGCGGTGGTCGCCATGCCGAATCTCTTCCCCGACGGCGGCTTCGAGGGCGTGCCGGGGCAGAAGTCGGCGACCAGCGGTTGCCACGACATCACCGCCTACCCGTCGAAGAACCTGGCCGCCGGCGCCTGCATGGGTGACGGCATCCTGATGGACATCTCGGACCGGGAGGCTCCCCGGGTCATCAACCGCGTCCGGGACACCGAAAACTTCGCCTTCTGGCACTCCGCCACCTTCAACAACGCCGGCACAAAAGTGATCTTCACCGATGAGCTGGGCGGTGGCGGTGCCCCCACCTGCAACGACACCATCGGCCCCAACCGGGGGGCCGACGCAATCTACGACATCGTCGGTCGCGGCGACCGCCGCACCATGGTCTTCGGCAGCTACTTCAAGATCCCGCGGGAGAACGCCGACACCGAGAACTGTGTGGCGCACAACGGCTCGCTGATCCCGGTGTTCGGGCGGGACATCATGGTCCAGGCGTGGTACCAGGGCGGCATTTCGGTCTGGGACTTCACCAACTCGGCCAGTCCCCGCGAGATCGCGTACTGGGAGCGGGGCCCGCTGGACGGGGAGAACCTCATCGGCGGCGGCTCCTGGTCCGCGTACTGGTACAACGGCTACATCTACTCCAACGACATGGTCAAGGGCCTTGACGTTCTCAAGCTCACCGACTGGCGGACCTGGACGGCAAATTTCGTCCGCTACCCAGAGTTGAACGTACAGACCCAGTCCGGTCGCTTCGGCCGCCGGTAG
- a CDS encoding DUF305 domain-containing protein: MTVRGRWVWAAVTTVALVLGVVVWSGATQDRSRSAAPTVGVSDDPGLSVIVPGRPGESARVRPADEVPAIPTGAHNSLDTWYVQMMIPHHEQALEMSELVPRRTANPKVAALAERIRASQAPEIEVLRAWLEARNLPVEVAGHDHSAMRGMQSPEAMRRLAGSRGAEFDRLFVEMMSDHHAGAVEMSIDLLKVGAEPVLLEFANSVAVEQNVEIGRMRELLGR; encoded by the coding sequence ATGACCGTGCGGGGTAGGTGGGTGTGGGCCGCTGTCACCACGGTGGCTCTGGTGCTCGGCGTGGTGGTGTGGTCGGGGGCCACCCAGGACCGATCGCGATCAGCGGCGCCAACGGTCGGGGTCAGCGACGATCCCGGGCTGTCGGTCATCGTGCCCGGCCGGCCCGGAGAGTCGGCTCGGGTCCGCCCCGCCGACGAGGTGCCGGCGATCCCCACCGGAGCGCACAACTCGCTGGACACCTGGTACGTCCAGATGATGATCCCGCATCATGAGCAGGCGCTGGAGATGTCGGAGTTGGTCCCGAGGCGGACCGCCAACCCGAAGGTGGCGGCGCTGGCCGAGCGGATCCGGGCCAGTCAGGCACCCGAGATCGAGGTGTTGCGGGCCTGGCTCGAGGCCCGCAACCTACCGGTGGAGGTTGCCGGGCACGACCACAGCGCAATGCGTGGCATGCAGTCGCCGGAGGCGATGCGCCGTCTCGCCGGGTCTCGGGGTGCAGAGTTCGACCGACTCTTTGTGGAGATGATGAGCGATCATCACGCCGGGGCTGTCGAGATGTCCATTGATCTGTTGAAGGTTGGGGCGGAGCCGGTGCTGCTGGAGTTCGCGAACTCGGTCGCCGTCGAGCAGAACGTCGAGATCGGCCGGATGCGGGAGCTGCTCGGCCGTTGA
- a CDS encoding serine/threonine-protein kinase, whose protein sequence is MLSGRYRLDERIATGGMGDVWRGVDLVLDRPVAVKVLLPALVCDPGFITRFRSEARIMAALRHPGVVQVFDCGADELPTGDQANYLIMEFVTGEPLSRRIEAAGRLDVAETMSIVEQAAQALETVHRRGVVHRDIKPSNLVVQENGSVVLVDFGVARSTNVTSITNTNAVPGTALYMAPEQAAGRPVSGATDIYALGAVAYCCLSGSPPFTGDSPLQVAVAHLDEDPPELPHDIPEAVRALVRRALAKNPESRFGSGSAMAAAARAAVSDPTAVTAPAVPAVPVDSAPLRTAEPTTLTDNPVIDTHRPTRRGPLVGAVVTVAVAVAGLATAVSIGAAAVEPTVGTPSSAPTTMGDDGAAPPPVPTTSSVPQRSYQPNGSTSTPPPAPTPSVSASVSASVSPDAEPSPSEQPTSPTPEPSTPDPEPPTPSDDPTTTPPDPTTTPQQ, encoded by the coding sequence GTGCTCAGTGGTCGATACCGCTTGGACGAACGGATTGCCACCGGCGGCATGGGGGACGTCTGGCGGGGCGTCGATCTGGTCCTGGACCGCCCCGTGGCGGTGAAGGTGCTGCTGCCAGCGCTCGTCTGTGACCCCGGCTTCATCACCCGGTTCCGATCTGAGGCGCGGATCATGGCCGCCCTGCGGCACCCGGGGGTGGTGCAGGTCTTCGACTGCGGCGCGGACGAGCTTCCCACCGGCGACCAGGCCAACTACCTGATCATGGAGTTCGTTACCGGCGAGCCCCTGTCCCGGCGGATCGAGGCCGCCGGTCGGCTTGACGTGGCCGAGACGATGTCAATCGTCGAGCAGGCCGCACAGGCCCTGGAGACCGTGCACCGCCGCGGCGTCGTGCACCGGGACATCAAACCAAGCAACCTGGTGGTGCAGGAGAACGGGTCCGTCGTGCTGGTCGACTTCGGGGTGGCCCGTTCGACCAACGTGACGAGCATCACCAACACCAACGCCGTACCGGGAACCGCGCTCTACATGGCACCGGAGCAGGCCGCCGGGCGGCCGGTCTCCGGTGCCACCGACATCTACGCGCTCGGAGCGGTGGCCTACTGCTGCCTCAGCGGCAGCCCACCATTCACCGGTGACAGCCCCCTGCAGGTCGCCGTTGCGCACCTCGACGAAGATCCGCCCGAGCTACCCCATGACATCCCGGAGGCGGTGCGGGCATTGGTCCGCCGAGCTCTGGCGAAGAACCCCGAGAGCCGGTTTGGCAGTGGGTCCGCGATGGCGGCGGCCGCCCGCGCCGCCGTGTCGGACCCCACAGCAGTGACCGCGCCGGCTGTCCCGGCCGTCCCGGTCGACTCGGCGCCGCTGCGCACTGCCGAACCGACGACGCTGACCGACAACCCGGTCATTGATACGCACCGCCCGACCCGACGCGGACCGCTGGTCGGGGCGGTGGTCACCGTGGCGGTAGCAGTCGCTGGCCTGGCCACGGCAGTGAGTATCGGCGCTGCCGCGGTTGAGCCGACGGTAGGAACGCCGTCGTCAGCGCCGACGACCATGGGTGACGACGGGGCAGCGCCGCCGCCTGTCCCGACCACCAGCTCGGTTCCGCAGCGTTCCTATCAGCCGAACGGGTCCACCAGTACGCCACCGCCGGCACCGACACCGTCGGTGTCGGCATCGGTGTCGGCATCAGTGTCTCCGGACGCGGAACCGAGCCCGAGCGAGCAGCCGACCTCCCCAACGCCCGAGCCCTCAACACCGGACCCCGAGCCGCCCACCCCAAGCGACGACCCCACGACGACGCCGCCGGACCCGACCACCACCCCTCAGCAGTAG
- a CDS encoding glutamate-cysteine ligase family protein has product MVASPEVDHGTVLTSSAAVAGHLARICFKTGPPRWLGVELEWTVHDVDDPARPVGASRLRAALGPHSPRTLDTTSPAQPLRHGGSVTVEPGGQVEISSATHTSVVALVTATEAEIAQLTALLGRAGLVLGAGGIDAHRSPRPVFETPRYRAMRRVFDRRGPAGRRMMYSTAGLQVCLDCGETDQLADRWATAHAIGPPLVAAFATAGRHAGRPTGWVSARMAAWLAIDPARTRAVWTPEQGAADPIASWTAYVLDAPLLCVRDGPDWTAPVGVTFADWLAGALPRPPTVDDLDYHVSTLFPPVRPRGYLELRYLDAQPEGNWSVPVAVVAALLSEPAVTRAARSLVGAQAQRWIAAARHGLHDNALAATAADLLDLALTALPRLGLPPALHDDIDRGVRRRREAAGKRRR; this is encoded by the coding sequence ATGGTGGCGTCTCCGGAGGTGGACCACGGCACGGTCCTGACCTCGTCGGCCGCGGTCGCGGGCCATCTGGCCCGGATCTGCTTCAAGACCGGCCCACCCCGGTGGCTCGGCGTCGAGCTTGAATGGACCGTGCACGACGTCGATGACCCCGCCCGCCCGGTCGGGGCCAGCCGACTGCGGGCTGCTCTCGGGCCGCACAGCCCCCGCACCCTGGACACCACGAGCCCCGCCCAGCCGCTGCGGCATGGCGGCTCCGTTACCGTCGAGCCCGGCGGGCAGGTGGAGATCTCCAGCGCAACCCATACCTCGGTCGTCGCCCTCGTTACGGCTACCGAAGCCGAGATCGCCCAACTCACCGCGCTTCTCGGGCGGGCCGGGCTGGTCCTCGGCGCCGGCGGTATCGACGCCCACCGGTCGCCCCGCCCCGTGTTCGAGACCCCGCGGTACCGGGCGATGCGCCGGGTCTTCGATCGTCGTGGCCCGGCCGGGCGCAGGATGATGTACAGCACCGCCGGCCTCCAGGTCTGCCTGGATTGTGGCGAGACGGACCAGCTCGCCGATCGGTGGGCCACGGCGCACGCGATTGGTCCACCGCTGGTCGCCGCCTTCGCCACCGCCGGTCGGCACGCCGGGCGACCGACCGGCTGGGTCTCGGCCCGGATGGCCGCGTGGCTCGCCATCGACCCGGCGCGGACCCGAGCGGTGTGGACTCCCGAGCAGGGCGCTGCGGACCCGATCGCCAGTTGGACGGCGTACGTCCTCGACGCCCCGCTGCTCTGCGTGCGGGATGGGCCGGACTGGACGGCTCCGGTCGGCGTCACCTTCGCCGACTGGTTGGCCGGCGCGTTGCCCCGGCCCCCCACAGTCGACGATCTCGACTACCACGTGAGCACGCTCTTTCCGCCGGTGCGCCCCCGCGGTTACCTGGAGCTGCGCTACCTCGACGCGCAACCGGAAGGTAACTGGTCCGTGCCGGTGGCGGTGGTCGCCGCGTTGCTCTCCGAGCCGGCCGTCACCCGGGCCGCCCGATCGCTCGTCGGGGCGCAGGCGCAGCGGTGGATCGCCGCTGCCCGGCACGGTCTGCACGACAACGCTCTCGCGGCGACGGCCGCCGACCTTCTTGATCTAGCGCTGACCGCGTTGCCCCGGCTGGGGTTGCCGCCCGCGCTGCACGACGACATTGACCGAGGCGTACGACGGCGGCGGGAAGCCGCGGGAAAGAGGCGGCGGTGA